The DNA window CCTGCCGGACGCCTACGGCCGTGGCCGCATCATTGGTGACTATCGCCGGGTCGCTCTTTACGGCGTCAATCGCCTGATCGAGGACAAGCAGGCCCAGCTCAAGAGCTTCGAGCTCGCCACCATCGACGAAGAGGTACTGCGCTCCCGGGAAGAGACGGCCGAGCAGATCAAGGCGCTGAAGGAACTCGTCAAGCTTGGCGAGATCTACGGCTTCGACCTCACCCGCCCGGCCATGAATGGCCGCGAGGCGGTGCAGTGGACCTACCTCGCCTATCTCGCGGCGGTGAAGGAAGCCAACGGCGCTGCCATGTCGCTCGGTCGCGTTTCCAGCTTCCTCGATATCTTCATCCAGCGGGATATCGTCGAAGGCGAGCTCAACGAGGCCGAGGCGCAGGAGCTGTTCGACCACTTCGTGATGAAGCTCCGCATCGTCCGCTTCCTGAGGACACCGGAATACGACCAGTTGTTCTCGGGCGATCCGACCTGGGTCACCGAGTCGCTGGGTGGCATGGCCATTGACGGTCGCCCGCTGGTGACCAAATCTTCATTCCGCATGCTCAACACGCTGAACACCCTCGGCCCGGCCCCCGAACCGAACCTTACGGTGCTGTGGTCGGAAAACCTGCCGAAGGGCTTCCGCGACTTCTGCGCCGAGACCTCCATCAAGACTTCGTCGATCCAGTACGAGAACGACGACCTGATGCGCCCCTATTGGGGTGACGACTACGGCATCGCCTGCTGCGTTTCCGCCATGCGCATCGGCAAGCAGATGCAATTCTTCGGTGCTCGCGCCAACCTCGCCAAGACGCTGCTGTATGCGATCAACGGCGGCCGCGACGAGAAGAGCGGCGCCCAGGTTGGTCCCGCCCTCGCTCCGGTGGTCGGCGACTATCTCGACTACGAGGACGTCAAGACTAGGTTCCTGCCGATGATGGAGTGGCTTGCCCGCGTCTACGTCAACGCGCTCAATTCCATCCACTACATGCACGACAAGTACATGTACGAGCGGATCGAGATGGCGCTGCACGACCGTGACATCCTCAGGACCATGGCCTGCGGCATCGCCGGCCTGTCGGTCGCGGCGGATAGCCTCAGCGCGATCAAGTACGCGAAGGTGAAGATCATCCGCGACGAGCGCGGTCTTGCCACCGACTTCGAGATCGAGGGCGACTATCCGGCCTTTGGCAACAACGACGACCGTGTCGATGACATCGCCGTCTGGCTGACCGAAACGTTCATGGGCTGCATTCGCAAGCACAAGACTTATCGCAACGCCATGCCGACCCAGTCGATCCTGACGATCACCTCCAACGTCGTCTATGGCAAGAAGACCGGCAACACGCCTGACGGCCGCAAGGCCGGCCAGCCCTTCGCACCGGGTGCCAACCCGATGCATGGCCGCGACAAGAATGGCGCCGTCGCCTCCATGGCCTCGGTGGCAAAGCTCCCCTACGCTCATGCGCAGGATGGCATCAGCTACACCTTCTCGATCGTGCCGTCGGCTCTCGGCTCCACCGACGAAGACCGGGTCGAAAACCTCGACAATCTGCTCAGCGGCTACTTCATGCAGGGTGGCCACCACATCAACGTCAACGTGTTCGATCGCGAGACGCTGGTCGACGCCATGGAGCACCCCGAGCTCTATCCGCAGCTGACCATCCGCGTGTCGGGCTACGCGGTGAACTTCATCAAGCTGACGCGCGAGCAGCAACTGGATGTCATCAGCCGGACCTTCCATGGCGCAACAAACTAACCTCCTCGACCTCCGGGACGCTCAGCGCGCCCCGGGCGTCCACGCCGACGGTGGACACCTTGCCCACCGTCCGGTGGCCCATGGTTTCGTTCACTCCAAGGATGCCGGCGGCGCCGTCGACGGGCCAGGCATCCGCTACGTGTTGTTCGTCTCCGGCTGCCCGCTTCGCTGCCAATATTGTCACAACCCCGACACCTGGCACATGCGCAAGGGCAAGGAGACCTCGGTGCGCGAGGTGGTGGCCGAGATGGCCAGCTACTCCAACTTCCTGAAGCGCGCCAAGGGTGGCATCACCATCTCCGGTGGAGAGCCGCTGACGCAGGTGGAATTTGTCGGAGAGGTATTCCACGCCGCCAAGGCGATGGGCCTTCATACGGCCCTCGATACCTCCGGCTTTCTCGGCAAACGCGTCAGTGACGAGATGCTTGAGGACATCGACCTCGTACTGCTCGATATCAAGGCCTTCACCG is part of the Pleomorphomonas sp. PLEO genome and encodes:
- the pflA gene encoding pyruvate formate-lyase-activating protein, which gives rise to MAQQTNLLDLRDAQRAPGVHADGGHLAHRPVAHGFVHSKDAGGAVDGPGIRYVLFVSGCPLRCQYCHNPDTWHMRKGKETSVREVVAEMASYSNFLKRAKGGITISGGEPLTQVEFVGEVFHAAKAMGLHTALDTSGFLGKRVSDEMLEDIDLVLLDIKAFTEETYFEVTGAQLQPTLDFARRLSAKGKKIWLRYVLVPGLTDKLDEIEGLAAFAAELGVVERVDVLPFHKLGEFKWKECGRDYKLADTEAPARELVEEVRSIFRNHGLKAG
- the pflB gene encoding formate C-acetyltransferase, which produces MNVYAREPFDTLDTELTAQDPWRGFLPGTWTREIDVRSFIIANVTPYVGDAGFLAGITPRTADLWEKLKVQLKAERDKGGVLDVDVSTPSSITSHKAGYIAEDLEQIVGLQTDAPLKRAIMPFGGYRMVKNGLEAFGFKPDTSLDKIFPKLRKTHNDAVFDVYTPEALACRKSGIITGLPDAYGRGRIIGDYRRVALYGVNRLIEDKQAQLKSFELATIDEEVLRSREETAEQIKALKELVKLGEIYGFDLTRPAMNGREAVQWTYLAYLAAVKEANGAAMSLGRVSSFLDIFIQRDIVEGELNEAEAQELFDHFVMKLRIVRFLRTPEYDQLFSGDPTWVTESLGGMAIDGRPLVTKSSFRMLNTLNTLGPAPEPNLTVLWSENLPKGFRDFCAETSIKTSSIQYENDDLMRPYWGDDYGIACCVSAMRIGKQMQFFGARANLAKTLLYAINGGRDEKSGAQVGPALAPVVGDYLDYEDVKTRFLPMMEWLARVYVNALNSIHYMHDKYMYERIEMALHDRDILRTMACGIAGLSVAADSLSAIKYAKVKIIRDERGLATDFEIEGDYPAFGNNDDRVDDIAVWLTETFMGCIRKHKTYRNAMPTQSILTITSNVVYGKKTGNTPDGRKAGQPFAPGANPMHGRDKNGAVASMASVAKLPYAHAQDGISYTFSIVPSALGSTDEDRVENLDNLLSGYFMQGGHHINVNVFDRETLVDAMEHPELYPQLTIRVSGYAVNFIKLTREQQLDVISRTFHGATN